Genomic window (Streptomyces yatensis):
TGCGCCGGACCTTGACCCCCTGGCCGAGATCGATGCGGGTGCGGGCGGCCGCGTCCTGGGCGTTGACGACCTTGACGATGAGCTCACCGGTGGCCTTGTCGCGCGTCACCACCTGGCGGAACGGCTCGGCGACCTTGTCATCGGTGAACGCGCCCCACTTCTTCCCGTCCAGGTACAGCGTCACCTGCCGGCCGCGGACCTCGATCCGCACGTCGTACGCCCGGCCCGTCTCGATCGTGGTGCCGTCCTCGGCCATCGTCTGCTTGGCGCCGTCGGTGGCCTTCTCCACGGCGGATCGGGTGTTGCCCCAGCCACCCAGGTTCCACCAGTAGTAGTTGCCGGTGTCCTTGACCCCGAAGGCGATGAGGAAGCCCTCGCCGCCCGCGCGCTTGGTGGCCTTCAGCTTCAGGTCGTAGTTCTGCCAGCCGCGGTCGCCCGCGGTGACCATGGTGTTCTCGGCACCGGTGTCGGACTGCACATACGCGCCGTCCCGCACCTGCCAGGAGCCGGTCCCGGTGGCCTTCGTCCACTTGCCGTCGCCTCCGGAGAAGTCGTCGCTCAGCAGCGTGGCCCCGTCCGCCGAGGTGACCTGGACGTCGTCGTAGGCGGCGCTGGTGGCCCAGGTGGACAGGCCGACGGCGCCGGTGATCGGGCCGGAGGGGAGGGACGGGGTGGCGGACGCCTGGCTCGGCACGAGCTGGTCGCCGACGTTGTTCATGAACAGCTTCTGGGTCTCGTAGCTGGTCGAGCCCCAGGCGGCGGCGTTGTCGTACCAGATCAGATCCGGCCGCCACTGGACGTAGTCCTTGTTGGCCAGCAGCGGGGCGTAGGAGGCCATCTTCACCACATCGGCGTTGCGCTCCAGGCCGGTCATGTACGCGGCCTCGGCGAGGGAGTTGCCGAAGCGGTTGTCCTGCGAGGCGTATTCACCGAGGAACACCTTCGGGCCCTGGCGGTCGTAGGAGTCGTAGCGCTTGTTGTTCTCCAGGAACCACTGGGGGCTGTTGTAGTAGTGCTCGTCGACCATCTTCACCTCGGCCGCGCGGTTCAGCTCCCACGCGCGGTCGAAGGTGACACCGCTGTCGTCGGGCCCGGAGTTGCTGATCACGGTGATCTCCGGGTGCTTGGCCTCGATGGCCGTGCGGAATGCGGTGAAGCGCTCGAAGAAGGCGTCGGGGAGGTTCTCCTCGTTGCCGACCTCCAGACGGTTCAGCCCGAAGGGCTTCGGATGCCCCATCTCCGCGCGCTTCTTGCCCCAGGTGGAGGTCACCGGGCCGTTCGCGAACTCGATCAGATCGAGGGTGTCCTGGATGTGCCGCTTCAGCAGCTCGGGGTCGTCGGTGGCCTTGTTCTGGCCGCAGCCGGTGACCAGGGCGGGCACCACGGGCAGCGGTGTCGCGCCGATGTCCTCGGCGAACTGGAAGTACTCGTAGTAGCCGAGGCCGTAGGACTGGTTGTAGCCCCAGAAGTTGGCGTTGGTGGGCCGCTCCTCGACCGGGCCGACGGTGTCCTTCCACTGGTAGGACCGCTTGCGCTCCCAGCCCGGTGCCTCGTACGCCCGGTGGCTGCCGGTGTTCACCAGACAGCCGCCGGGGAAGCGCAGAAAGCCCGGCTTCAGTGCGGCGATCTTCTCCGCGAGGTCCTTGCGCAGCCCGTTCGGGCGGCCCTTGTAGGTGTCCCGGGGGAAGAGGGAGACCATGTCGAGCCGGAGGGTGCCGCCACCGCCGGCGGTCACCGCGAGCCGTCCGGTGGGGTCCGTGGCGCGCGCGGTGAGCGTTCCGGTGTACTTCGTCCAGCGGTCCCCGCGCACGGTGGCGCGCAGCGCCGTGGCGAGCGGGGCGGCGCCCGAGGCGGTGTGCAGACCGATCGTCAGCGGGGTACCCGAGGGATTCTCGGTGCGGGCCCACACCGAGAAGTCGTACGTCTTTCCGGCCCGGACCGCGATGCCGGTGTTGTATCCGGCGTTGGTGACGCCGTATCCCGCACCGGCGCCACCGCCGTCCCCGCGCAGATCCAGCCGCAGGTAGTTGCGGTTCTTCTCGCCCAGCCGCGCCTCGTCGTTCACCACCCGGGCCGTGCCGGTGGCGCCGCCGGTCGTGGTTTCGGTCCACGAGGTGAGCGGTGTGTACGAGGCGTGGTCGGCGGTGTCGTACTCGAAGGACCGGTTCTGGACCAGCTCGGCGTAGAGCCCGCCGTCCGCGGCGCGGTTGATGTCCTCGTAGAAGATGCCGTACATCGCGTCGTCGATCTCCGGGCCCGCGCGGTCCGGATCGACGGTGATCGAGTAGTCGGTCACGGCCGCGGAGGAGGCCCCGGCGGCCGGGGGACCGGTGAGCGACGCGGCGGCGAGCGAGGTGGTGAGCAGAGCGCTCAGGGTGAGGCCGAGGCCCGGTCTGATGCGTCCCATTGATCGCATGGCGACTCCTGTACCGCAGAATGTTCGAGATATCGGACATTGCTCAGTACTTCGGACGGACGATAGGCAAGGGACCGGCGGGGCGTCAATGGGCGGTGTGTGACGGTCAGTCGGTCGATCGCGGCGGCGCGGTCGTACCGCGGACCTCCAGGGCCGGAGCGGTGAGGGCGACCTCGCCGGGGCGGGTGGGGTCGGCGATCCGGTCGAGCAGGCGGCGTGCGGCGCGACGGCCGATGTCGTGGTTCGCGTTGTCCACGGTGGTGAGCCACAGATGGCGCAGCCGCGCGAGATAGGTGTTGTCGTAGCCGACGAGGGAGAGGTCGTCCGGCACCCGCAGGCCGAGCTCCTCGGCGGCCGACAGGGCGCCGACCCCCGCCATGTCGTTGAACGCGAAGACGGCGGTGGGCCGGTGCGGCGCGCCCAGCAGCCGGACCGTGGCCCGGTAGCCGCCCTCCTCGGTCAGATCGCCCTGCTCCACGGCCGCCGACCCGGACAGGCCGTGCTCGCGCATGACCGCCTCGAAGCCGCGGCGGCGCAGTTCGCCCACCACTCCCTGGCCGGTGATATGGGCGATGCGCCGGTGGCCCAGGCCGATGAGGTGCTCGGTGGCGAGGCGGGCGCCCAGCTCGTCGTCGCCCGCGACGATGTCCACGTGGGGCAGCACGGGCTCGCGGCTGCCCGCGACCACCGTGGGCACCCGCGCGGCCGCCGTGCGCACCGCCGCCGGATCCGGGAGCGTGCCGACCGCGATCAGGCCGTCGACCCGCAGCTCGGTGAAGGTGTGGGTGAGGTCGTCGCCGAGCCGCCGGTTGAGCCGGCCGTCGGCCAGCAGCGTCCGCAGACCGCTCGCGTACAGCTGGGAGTTGAGGCCGTCGAGCAGCTCCACGAACCAGGGGTTGCGCAGGTCGTTGAGGAGCACCCCGACGGTCCGGGTGCGCCGCTCGCTGAGGCTGCGCGCGGCGGCGTTGGGCCGGTAGCCGAGCTCCTCGACGGCGGCCAGGACGGCCTGCCGCTTCTCGGGGCGCACCTGCTCGGAGCCGCGCAGCACCAGGGAGACCAGCGACTTCGACACTCCGGCCCGTTCGGCGACATCGCGGATCGTCGGTGGTCTCATGGTCTGGACCGTTCCACAGGGTGGACGTGGTTGTCAAAGGGGTTGACACCCTGCGGACACGGCTTCCAGTGTGGGCCGGGAGATTTCTGGAACGGTCCAAAGAAGGGCAGTCATGGTGAGTACGCTCGGGGTCGCCGTCGTGGGATTCGGCTGGATGGGACGGGTGCACACCCAGGCGTACGTCCGGCTGCCGCACCACTTCCCGCAGCTGTCCGTACGGCCCGAACTGGTCGCCGTCGCCGACGAGGTGCCCGGACGGGCCGAGGAGGCCGCCGGACGGTACGGCTTCACCACCGCCGTCCGCGACTGGCAGGAGGTCGCCGCCGACCCCCGGATCCAGGCCGTGAGCATCGCCGCGCCGAACTTTCTGCACCGCGAGATCGGCATCGCCATGGCCCGGGCGGGCAAGCACATCTGGATCGAGAAGCCGGTCGGACTCACGGCCGACGACGCCCGCGCGGTCGCCGCCGCCGTGGCCGAGGCCGGGGTCCAGGGCGCGGTCGGCTTCAACTACCGCAACGCGCCCGCCGTCCAGACCGCACGCGCCATGATCGCCGCCGGGGAGATCGGCACCGTCACCCATGCCCGCGTCCGCCTCTTCAGCGACTACGCCGCCCACCCCGAGGGTGCCCTGACCTGGCGGTACGAACGTGCGCGTGGCGGCAGCGGAGTGCTGGGCGACCTCGCCTCACACGGGGTGGACCTGGCCCGTTTCCTGCTCGGCGAGATCGACGCCCTGACCGCCGACACCGCCGTGTTCGTGCCCGAGCGGGCCCGCCCCACCGGCGCCACCGCCGGCCACACCCGGGCCACCGGCGGCGAGCTGGGACCGGTGGAGAACGAGGACTACGTCTCCTGTCTGCTGCGCTTCGCCTCCGGCGCCCGGGGGGTGCTGGAGGCGTGCCGGGTCTCGGTCGGCGAGCAGAACACCTATGGCTTCGAGATCCACGGCACCAAGGGCGCGGTCTTCTGGGACTTCCGGCGCATGGGCGAACTCGGCGTCAGCCACGGCACCGCCTACCAGGACCAGCCGGTCTCCACCGTGTACATCGGCCCCGGGCACGGCGAGTACGCCGCCTTCCAGCCCGGCGCGGCCAACAGCATGGGCTATGACGATCTGAAGGTGATCGAGGCGTACCAGTTCGTGCGCTCCATCGCCGAGGGCACCGCCCACGGCGCCACGTTGGACGACGCCGTGCACAGCGCCACCGTGCTGGACGCCATGGCCCGCTCCGCCGAGCGGGGCACCTGGGTGAGTCCCGGCTGAGCGGCGCGGCTCGGGCACGTCCGGACCGTGGTGGGCACAGAACGTCCGGATCGCGGGTGGCCGCGGTGAGCACTCGGGCCTGAACCGGCGTACTGGAGGGGGCGGGAAACCGCGCACGCACCCTCGACGCCGGAGGTACCTCACCCGTGAGCACCACGACCAAAGCGGCCCCGCCCGGGGCCGGCCGCCGCGCCGCGGGCGAGCCGCGGGGCGGGCGGTTCGATTCGTCGCTCGGCCTGATCATGCTGCTGGTCCTGGTGATCACGGCGCAGGGGCCGATCCGCCGGGCGCTGTCGGCTCCGGTGACGCAGAGCTGGCTGACCGTGTTCGTCGCGGTGGTCCTCCAGGCCCTGCCCTTCCTGGTGCTCGGGGTGGTGCTGTCGGCGCTCATCGCGGTGTTCGTCCCGCCGTCGTTCTTCGCCCGCGCGCTGCCGCGGCGGCCCGCCCTCGCGGTGCCGGTGGCGGGGGTGGCCGGGGCGGTGCTGCCCGGCTGTGAATGCGCCTCGGTGCCGGTGGCCGGGGCGCTGGTGCGCCGGGGTGTCACCCCCGCGGCGGCGCTGGCGTTTCTGCTGTCCGCGCCGGCGATCAACCCGATCGTGCTGACCGCCACCGCCGTCGCGTTCCCCCGCGACCCGGAGATGGTGCTCGCCCGGTTCGTGGCCAGTCTGCTCGTGGCGTGTGCGATGGGCTGGCTGTGGCAGCGGCTGGGGCGGGCCGACTGGCTGCGCCCACCGGCCCGTCCCTCCTTCCACGGCCAGGGCAGGGGCGCCGCGTTCTGGGCGTCCGTACGCCACGATGTGATGCACGCCGGTGGTTTCCTCGTCGTCGGCGCGATGGCCGCGGCCACCCTCAAGGCCGT
Coding sequences:
- a CDS encoding Gfo/Idh/MocA family protein — protein: MVSTLGVAVVGFGWMGRVHTQAYVRLPHHFPQLSVRPELVAVADEVPGRAEEAAGRYGFTTAVRDWQEVAADPRIQAVSIAAPNFLHREIGIAMARAGKHIWIEKPVGLTADDARAVAAAVAEAGVQGAVGFNYRNAPAVQTARAMIAAGEIGTVTHARVRLFSDYAAHPEGALTWRYERARGGSGVLGDLASHGVDLARFLLGEIDALTADTAVFVPERARPTGATAGHTRATGGELGPVENEDYVSCLLRFASGARGVLEACRVSVGEQNTYGFEIHGTKGAVFWDFRRMGELGVSHGTAYQDQPVSTVYIGPGHGEYAAFQPGAANSMGYDDLKVIEAYQFVRSIAEGTAHGATLDDAVHSATVLDAMARSAERGTWVSPG
- a CDS encoding LacI family DNA-binding transcriptional regulator, with the translated sequence MRPPTIRDVAERAGVSKSLVSLVLRGSEQVRPEKRQAVLAAVEELGYRPNAAARSLSERRTRTVGVLLNDLRNPWFVELLDGLNSQLYASGLRTLLADGRLNRRLGDDLTHTFTELRVDGLIAVGTLPDPAAVRTAAARVPTVVAGSREPVLPHVDIVAGDDELGARLATEHLIGLGHRRIAHITGQGVVGELRRRGFEAVMREHGLSGSAAVEQGDLTEEGGYRATVRLLGAPHRPTAVFAFNDMAGVGALSAAEELGLRVPDDLSLVGYDNTYLARLRHLWLTTVDNANHDIGRRAARRLLDRIADPTRPGEVALTAPALEVRGTTAPPRSTD
- a CDS encoding permease → MSTTTKAAPPGAGRRAAGEPRGGRFDSSLGLIMLLVLVITAQGPIRRALSAPVTQSWLTVFVAVVLQALPFLVLGVVLSALIAVFVPPSFFARALPRRPALAVPVAGVAGAVLPGCECASVPVAGALVRRGVTPAAALAFLLSAPAINPIVLTATAVAFPRDPEMVLARFVASLLVACAMGWLWQRLGRADWLRPPARPSFHGQGRGAAFWASVRHDVMHAGGFLVVGAMAAATLKAVVPASWLRGAADDPVVSILALAVLAVLLSICSEADAFVAASLSQFSLTARLAFLVVGPMIDLKLFAMQTGTFGRGFALRFAPATFVLAVLMSVLVGAVLL
- a CDS encoding alpha-L-arabinofuranosidase C-terminal domain-containing protein; the protein is MRSMGRIRPGLGLTLSALLTTSLAAASLTGPPAAGASSAAVTDYSITVDPDRAGPEIDDAMYGIFYEDINRAADGGLYAELVQNRSFEYDTADHASYTPLTSWTETTTGGATGTARVVNDEARLGEKNRNYLRLDLRGDGGGAGAGYGVTNAGYNTGIAVRAGKTYDFSVWARTENPSGTPLTIGLHTASGAAPLATALRATVRGDRWTKYTGTLTARATDPTGRLAVTAGGGGTLRLDMVSLFPRDTYKGRPNGLRKDLAEKIAALKPGFLRFPGGCLVNTGSHRAYEAPGWERKRSYQWKDTVGPVEERPTNANFWGYNQSYGLGYYEYFQFAEDIGATPLPVVPALVTGCGQNKATDDPELLKRHIQDTLDLIEFANGPVTSTWGKKRAEMGHPKPFGLNRLEVGNEENLPDAFFERFTAFRTAIEAKHPEITVISNSGPDDSGVTFDRAWELNRAAEVKMVDEHYYNSPQWFLENNKRYDSYDRQGPKVFLGEYASQDNRFGNSLAEAAYMTGLERNADVVKMASYAPLLANKDYVQWRPDLIWYDNAAAWGSTSYETQKLFMNNVGDQLVPSQASATPSLPSGPITGAVGLSTWATSAAYDDVQVTSADGATLLSDDFSGGDGKWTKATGTGSWQVRDGAYVQSDTGAENTMVTAGDRGWQNYDLKLKATKRAGGEGFLIAFGVKDTGNYYWWNLGGWGNTRSAVEKATDGAKQTMAEDGTTIETGRAYDVRIEVRGRQVTLYLDGKKWGAFTDDKVAEPFRQVVTRDKATGELIVKVVNAQDAAARTRIDLGQGVKVRRTARLTTLQGDPDAVNTATDQPIRPSSSTLDGVDTTFSHTFPANSITCLRIATRK